One part of the Sulfolobus tengchongensis genome encodes these proteins:
- a CDS encoding sodium:calcium antiporter → MLLFWLEFIGIFIAIFISAELLAKGADELEDSLGQGLTGGIILGLLTALPETIFVIVASLSGSFDIALGSAIGGNILLFTLGIGLVGIAYIIKWKSSLEISTEYSVENKFLTLSTIAMIIILIYGKLDFITGIILILIYVAYVTYRVLKFNGNKREKVEGNFKRPMLYILSGGILLVIFSHYFVGYIETLANMFNVPEIWLSLVISPIAGELEEKLSAFRLIQLSKSGGSLSILSFVGSKIENATILLGIIGLFTDYSLYSALPEYISALVANAIALYVLLDKKISLIESIILLTIYMIIIIFSLYL, encoded by the coding sequence ATGTTGCTATTTTGGCTAGAATTTATAGGAATCTTTATAGCTATTTTCATTTCAGCTGAACTATTAGCTAAAGGTGCTGATGAGCTAGAGGATTCTTTAGGCCAGGGCCTAACTGGGGGAATAATATTAGGTTTGCTTACAGCGTTACCAGAGACAATTTTCGTTATAGTTGCCTCACTCAGTGGTAGTTTTGATATAGCATTAGGTTCAGCAATAGGTGGTAATATACTATTATTTACATTAGGAATAGGATTAGTTGGAATAGCCTATATAATAAAATGGAAATCTTCTTTGGAAATCTCTACTGAATATAGTGTTGAAAATAAGTTTTTGACATTGTCAACCATAGCAATGATAATAATATTGATTTATGGTAAACTTGACTTCATTACTGGCATTATACTTATCTTGATCTATGTAGCTTATGTTACGTACAGAGTATTGAAATTCAATGGTAATAAAAGGGAAAAAGTTGAGGGTAATTTTAAGAGGCCTATGCTATATATACTCAGTGGAGGTATCTTATTAGTTATTTTCTCTCACTATTTTGTAGGATATATCGAAACCTTAGCTAACATGTTTAACGTTCCTGAAATATGGCTCTCGTTAGTTATTTCTCCGATAGCTGGAGAACTTGAGGAGAAATTATCAGCATTTAGGCTAATTCAACTATCTAAAAGTGGTGGCTCTCTTTCAATTTTGAGCTTTGTTGGAAGCAAGATAGAGAACGCTACCATATTGCTAGGAATAATAGGCTTATTTACTGATTATTCTTTATATTCCGCTTTACCGGAATACATTTCGGCATTAGTTGCAAACGCCATTGCGTTATACGTGCTTCTTGACAAGAAAATTAGCCTTATCGAATCAATAATTTTACTTACCATTTACATGATCATCATAATTTTTTCTCTATATTTATAA